In the genome of Chryseobacterium sp. 52, the window AAAGGGATTGGAAACCTCATTAATTTTTACCGTGTCATCTTTTTTGATGGCAGGGTTCATGGTGTTGTGAAGAAGCTTTTTGGAATTGTTTCTAATATATTCCGAAGTAAATTCATTTTTAAAAAATTCCCGGTATTTTAAAGCGATAGGAAATGCTCCGGTAGCTTTTGTAGCCTGTTTTAAAGTATCTACCCGATTTTTGTCACTGCTGAAAGGAGAAAAAGGTAAATAGAAATCTTGATGAAGGGGGTTGTTTTCGTCGTAATCCAGTTTAAAATGAGAAATAACGAAATGTTCAAAAGTATTGTATTCGGGAAGTGGGTTTTTCAGATGAAGCCTGCCCCGGGGTGTTGAAAAGTTAATTGGCATAGGAACGCTTCGCAGCATGGTCTGTGAAAGGAGTATTTCCAGCTCTTCGGAGATGTAAGCAGGTAATTTTTTATCCGGAACATCATCTGTAAATGCAGTATCACAGATGGTGTCAATAAAGTCAGAATTAAGGACGGATAGTATTTTTCCACCCTTCAGATCTCCATCGTTAAAGGCTTTTTCCAGTACTTTTTCCGGATTATTTTCAGTGTCTCCCATCAGCACCCAACTGTCATAAAGAAGATTTCCTTTTACAGCTGAAGGATTGGCAGGGTCTTTAACGGGATTTATTTTTCCTTTAAGAGCGTATATTGCAGCCATAACGGTCGTCATTCCGCCGGCTGAAGCGCCTCCCATTGCATCGATAACGACATTGTGCTTTGGAATATACCGGAGCATACTTTCGTCCCATCCTTCAGGAAGTCTGCCTGCTTTGGCTTCCTCCCATAGTTCCAGAATTTCAAATAGATAATCCATTACTCCGGCCGTGTAACATCCGGCGGATACAGCTCCTGCCATCGTAATGCCAATATGAAACGTGTCGTTTTTTACTGAAGGGTTTTCCATGGTTATAGATCGTCGTTTTTAGAGTTTTTTCATAGAGATATTGCAACAGGTATCCTGTTGTTTTTTGTTGAGTCTTAAGTGAAAGCCAAGATATTTCATTTTATTTATTTTTAAAATGATAATAAGGACGAAATTAGAATAATTAATATAAAAAAAGAATGACCCTTTTGGGTAATTTTATAGAAATAGGAATAATAAGGAAGATATCATCTATGTTGAATAGATAGACGGTTTTTGTGAACGTAAAAAGAATGATTTTATCCTTTCCTGATTTGTTTTTCCAGATTGTCAAGTCTTTCAAAAATATCTGTAAAAACGCTTTTATCTGATGTGGAAACAGATCCTACAATCTTGTAAAGTTCCTGATCAGGTTTTGAAGCTTCGGAAGCATACATTAACTGGCCGTTATCATGAATAAGCAGACTGTTGGATATGCTTTTTTTGGCATCAGTCTTATTCAGAAATAAAATATCTCCATACTGATAAGGAGGAAGAAGTTGATGTTGTGGGGTGAATTCATAGATCAGATCTACAGATGCTAATATTTTTTGCATTATAGTCTGATTTGCAGAATGAGCTTCTGTTATGTGAATACTTTTTACGATTTGCTGGGGAGCAAACATCAGTTGATCTATATCGGAAACACTGGCTAGTTGGTTGACTTGTAGTGTTTCAGTAAGTAATTTGTCTAAATCAAGATTAAAATAACCCGCTACTTTAAGGATGGTTTCAATTTTAGGCTCGGCCCGTCCTTCTTCATAAGAGCTGATCACGCCTCTGTTTAAATCAAATAAATCAGCAAAAGCCTTTTGGCTCAGACCTTTTACCTGTCTTATCTTCTTAATATTCGTTCCGAAGGAGCTCATTTTGTCTAATCTTTTTTGCAAATATAGAGATTATTTGATAAAACAATTGCTAAAAATATTTGCAATTTGAAAATTTTATTTTATATTTGTGTGAAAGAATTTTAAACACTAAACCAGCCATCATGAAAAATCAAATATTCAGTACGGTCAAAGAGTGGTTGTTAGATTACGAGTTTACGATCACGTTGGAGGATGAAGCTCAGAGAATCTTAATCATTGAAAAAGAATCCAACGGAATTAAAAATATGATCCTTATTATTTCTGATTCCATCCTGATTATGGAACAGTTTCTTTTCGAGATAAAAAATCCGACCGAAAAAACATACAAATCTTTACTTCAGAAAAACAGAGATATTGTACACGGAGCATTTGCCCTCGATCATACGGGAAAGCGGGTGATCTTCAGAGATACTCTTCCTACGGATAATATGGCACAGAATGAAGTAATGGCTTCTATTAATTCACTGGGAATTCTGGTAGGAGAATTTACCAACGAAATGCTTGAAATGAGTAAGTAATTCACTAAAGATATTTAAAATGAACATTTTTAAAAGATTATTCAGAATAGGAGAAGCTGAGATTCATTCAGTGATCGACAGCTTTGAAGACCCGATTAACCTTACGGAACAGGGAATCAGGGAAATGAAAGAACAACTGGGCGAAAGTATTGAGGCTATGGCTCAGCTTAAAGCGCTTTGCATCCGTAAAAAGAACGAAGCAGAGGCAGAAGAGCAAACGGCAAAAGACTATTACAATAAAGCGGTAGTTATTGTTCAGAAGGCAGAAAAAGGAGAAGTGGAAACATCAGAAGCAGATCGTCTGGCTAAAGAAGCGTTGAAAAGGCAGACGTCTTCACAGGAACATGCAGCAGCCCTGCAGAAAGAACATGAAAAGCTTAATGCAGACTGTGAGAAAATGCAGACCAACATCAACAACCTGAAATCAAGTATTGCGAAATGGGACAATGAATTGAACACCCTTAAAGCAAGAGTTCAGGTAAGTGAGGCCACAAAAGATATCAATCAAAAAATGACCCAGATGGATACCGGAAGCACCGTAAGTATGCTGGAAAAACTGAAAGACAGAGTGGTACAGCAGGAAGCACTGGCAGAAGCCTATTCCGATATCTCAAAGGCAGGAAAAACCATAGATGAAGAAATAGATGCCATGGTTAAGAATAATGATTCCGAAGCAGAAGAAGCTTTAAACAGATTAAAAGAAACACTTAAAAAAGGCTAATATGACCTTTCAGGAATTTTTAAATAATGCATTTTCACCGGTGAACACAGTATTGAGCGTATTGCTTATCCTGTCGGTTATCTATTGGGTATTTACCATACTTACCGGATTGGATATTGATGTAGGTATTGATCATGATCTGGATGTCGGTGCAGATTCACCGGATGGCCACGTTCATATTTCTGATCATGATCCGTCTTCATGGATGCACTTCCTGAAATTTCTTAATCTGGACATTGTCCCGATGACCTATTTTCTTACATTTTCCTTACTGATCACCTGGTTGGGGTCTTTTTATCTCAACTATTTCGTGTCCATGCCGGTTTGGCTAGGCGTCTTACTTTTATTTCCACTGATGATTGCAGGAATGTTGCTGACGAAAGTGATCTTAAAACCGTTAAATCCCTTTTTCAGGGAAATCAATCATAAAGGAGAAAAAGCCCATGATTTTCTCGGAAGGGAAGGAAGGCTTAAATCCAGGATAGAAGGAGACAAAATAGGAATGATGGAAGTCTTTATCGGAAGCGATCCTATGACCTTAATGGTAAGAAGCAAAGATGGGACAAAGCTGGAACACGGCACCCGTGTGATGATCGTAGATGATGAACCTGAAAAAAAGGTTTATTACGTACAAAAGTCTATGTGGTCTTAAAAAACTAAGCTTATGTTTTACCTCTTTATGATCATACTTAACTATGTTCTGGAAGCCCTGTGCCCATATTTTTAAAACAAAACACATTTAAATATAATAAACTTATAAAACTATGAATTTACCTTTAATAGCTGTAATTATTGTTATTGCAGTAGCAACAATCGGGTTGATTTTCTGGATCTTATCCATGTATAAAAAAACCGTTCAGGGAATTGTCATCTTAAGAACAGGATATGGCGGAACGAAAGTCTTTTTTAATGCCGGAATTGTTATTCCCATTATCCACCGTATGGAATCTATGGATATCTCGGTGAAAAAACTGGAGATCGCAAGAGAAGGAAGAGCGGGACTGATCTGTAAAGACAATATGAGAGCAGATATCCAGGTTGCCTTTTTTATCAGGGTTAATAAATCTGTAGACGATATTATTAATGTAGCCCAAACCATTGGATGCCAGAGAGCTTCTGATGCCAATACTTTAAGAGAACTTTTTGAAGCCAAATTTTCCGAAGCCCTTAAAACAGTAGGAAAGAAATTCGACTTCACAGAGCTGTATGAAGCACGAAGTGAATTCCGTCAGGAAATTCTTGATATCATCGGAACAGATTTAAACGGATACGTTCTGGATGACTGCGCCATCGATTATCTGGAACAGACTTCCATCGATAAACTGGATAAAGACAATATTCTTGATTCCGAGGGGATTAAAAAAATTACAGAACTTACTGCTACCCAAAACATCAAAGCAAACCAGGTTCGCAGAGATGAAGAAAAAACCATCACCAAACAAAATGTAGAAGCAAGAGAAGCAATTCTGGAACTGGAAAAGCAGCTGGCAGAAAAAGTAGAATCTCAGAAAAGAGAAGTCTCCAATATCAAAGCCCGTGAAAATGCAGAAATTTTAAAAGTGGAGGAAGAAGAACGCTTAAGATATGAGACCGTACGTATCGCTACAGAAGAAAAACTTCAGATTGCAGAAGAGAATAAACTTCGTCAGGTCGTGATTGCCGCTAAAAATAAAGAACGTGCCGATCTGGTAGAAACAGAAAGAGTATTAAAAGACAAAGCCCTTGAAGCGACCGAAAGAGAAAGAGTGGTTTCACTGGCTCAGATTGAAAAAGACAAAGCCATAGAGCTGGAAAAGAAAAGTATTCAGGATGCCATCCGTGAGCGTCTGACCATGGAGAAAACAGTGGTAGAAGAGCAGCAGGGAATCAAAGATCTTGAAGCTTTCAAAACCGCAGACAGAAACAAGCAGGTAGAAATTACAATCGCAACTCAGGAAGCAGAGAAAAAACTGATCGAGGAAACCAGAGCCGCAGAATCACGAAGATTGGCAGCAGAAAAAGATGCTCAGAAATACGTGATCGAAGCACAGGCGAAAAGAGATGCAGCAGAAAAAGAAGCTGAAGCCCGTAAGATTATTGCAGATGCTAAAGCCAAAGAAGAAGCAACAGTAGGCTTGTCTGAAGCTCAGGTAATGCATGCGAAAGCAGAAGCGGCAGAAAGACAAGGTATTGCAGAAGCCGTTGTGATCGAGAAAAAAGCAGATGCCATTAAAAAAGAAGGAATTGCCCAGGCAGAAGTGATCAAAGAGAAAGCATTGGCAGAAGCAGCAGGAATCACCGAAAAGGCAGAAGCGATGAAGAAATTGAATGAGGCAGGAAAAGACCATGAAGAATTCCGTCTGAAACTGAATAAAGAAAAAGAAGTGGAACTCGCTGAAATTTCTATCCAGAAGGATATTGCGCAAGCTCAGTCATCCGTTCTGGCAGAAGCATTCAAATCTGCGAAAATTGATATTGTAGGAGGTGACAACACCTTCTTCGATAACGTGATCCGTCAGGTTTCTGCAGGAAAAGGACTCGATAAATTCATCAGCCACAGTGAAAACGCACAGCTTGTAAAAGAAAACCTTTTGGGAGATGGGGAAAATATCATTGGTAAAGTGATGGGGATGGTAGATAAATACAACATCTCATCAGAAGACATCAAGAATATGAGCATTGCTTCCATCATTTTTAAACTGAATGGATTAGCCAATCAGCAGGAAAGAGGAATTCTGGAAAGAGCACTCGACATGGCAAAACATCTGGGAGTAGACAATAAACCCGTGAAATAGCCATCAAAGCTTGTCCTGCAAAGGGCTAAGCACTCATAAAACTCTCTTTGTCCTGTTGTACACCGTACACGCATTGAGAGTTTTTTTAAACGAGTTAGTACAAGGATCTGCTGTTATACAGCAGTAACGACCATCTAATCAAAAATTATGTCAGAACAACTTAATTCCGGAACATACGAAATTATTCAGAACCGTCTGAATGAGCAGAAAAACACACTCGTTCAGAAGTTGCAGAAGCTTAATGAAAACCGTAAAAATATATTCGGGGGAATCGATTTTTCTCTTATTGCCAACGAAAGAATTTCTACCGATCATAATTGCATTGCCAAAGATATTTTTTCTTTGGGGAATCAGTTGATATTCGGGTCAAACGCACATCTGGGCCTGCAGACGGAAATCAATATTTCCGATGTTTTTTCAATATATAAAATCAATAAGAACAGATTTGAGCCTCAGGATTATACACTGATTAATGATGAGGTTTTTATCGATGAGTTCAAAAATCTTTACAAATACTACAGAAATACATTTTTTGCCAGATTCAGCTTTACAGAAAACTATCTTTATATGGTTTTCCAGCTTTCAGAAAGTACATCTGATATCAAAGCATTTAAATGGCTCATCAAAGAAGATCAGCTGACGTATGTAGATTCAAGAAGCGCCTCTGAAACATCATACCCTCAGCAGCACGGTTTCGCATGGACAAAAGCCACAAGAGACATGCAGAGATCCGGAAAGCATCCTCATATTTCCCTGGCGGATAAAGTCTTTGTAGAAAGTATTGGCGGAGATATTACCATAAAAGTAGAAGACAATACCGATTCCGGCAAAGGAATCTATTCCGAAGATGTTATTCACAAAGATCAGAACCTTGATGATGCCGAGATCCATTTCTGTGACCTTGATAATCTTGTTTTGTTTAAAATAAAACCTTACCAGGAAACAGAACGTTATTTCATTTATAATCACAAGGAAAAGACCGTTTCCAGAGCCGATGCACTGAAATATTCAGCATTGTTGCTACCGGAACACCAAGGGGTCTTATTCTCGAATGGATATGCCTTGCAGACAGGCGGACTGAAAGTAATTTCTCAGGATCAAAACAGGCTCTACTACCTGAAAACGGTAACAGAACCGAACGGGGAGAATTTTTTATATGTTTTCTATGATGATAAAACGAACAATTATCAGCTGATTTCTTATAATATTATAACCCAGACCATAGAAACACCCATCCGTTGCAGTGGATTCACCTTTCTGAGCGACGGAAAACTGATCTACCTCAGAGAAAGTACGGAAACCACCAAACATCACCTTTCTCAGATATGGCAGACCCCTTTTTCCAAAGAACTGCTGCCTAATATCGAGAAAGCAGACAGTCTGTTGTATAAAATAGGGAACAAAGATATTGTAAGAGTCATGGCAGAAAGCCAGGAACTTATCACCCTTTTGAATAAAAAAGATTCTTACAGCGGTCTGTATGATGATATCGTAAAACTTTCCACTGCGATTCTGGATGCGTATTATTTCTTAGGAGAAGAAGAAGTACAGAAGCTGGATAGACCGCTCAAAGAGATCAGAGGTATTGCCCATTCAGCGATTAATGAATATGAAAAAGTAGTAGAGCAGAAGAAAGCGACAACAGAAGCGCTGGAAAAAATAAAATCAGCCTGTGATAAAATCCTTGATGATACCAAAAGACTTCATTATTCCCAGCTTACCGATTATATTGATACCCTTTCCCAGATAAGAGCCTTAAGAGGAGAGGTAACCGGAGCCCGGGAACTGAAATATGCAGATGCAGACCTTTTAGATTCTCTGGAAAAATCATTAGCAGAACGCTATACAGAATTGTCCAATGCCTGTGTAGATTTTCTGCTGCAGGAAGGTGCGCTGCTGCCTTACGAGGAAAAAGCACAAATCATCTCAGAAGAGATTACAGGACTTCAGAAAGCAATAGATGCAAAAAAAATTGAAGAAGGGATCAATATCCTGTCGGGACAGCTTGAACTCCTGGTAGATATTGTCAACAACCTTAAAATAGAAGATACTTCCCATTCTACTCAGATTATTGAAAACATTTCACTGATTTTTGCCCGATTAAATCAGGAAAGACTGGAACTTGGAAAGAGAAAAAGAGAAATTTCAGGAAAAGAGCTGTCTTCAGATTTTCAGGCGCAGATTACGCTGTTTGATCAGTCGGTAATCAACTTTCTGGAGCTTTCCCAAACCCCTGAAAAATGTGATGAATATTTAACCAAACTCTCTATCCAGCTGGAAGAGATGGAGACCAGATTCATAGATTTTGAAGAGTTTATTCAGAAGATTGGTGATAAAAGAGAAGAAGTATACGGACATTTCCAGAACAAAAGAGTACAGCTTACCGAAGCAAGAAATAAAAGAACGCAGAATCTTTTTGATGCCGCACAGAGAATCCTGAAATCCGTTCAGAACAAGACAGAATCTTTTGACTCTGAAAATGAAATTAACGGCTATTTTGCCTCCGATCTTATGGTTGAAAAGATCAGAGATATGGCAAGACAGCTGGCAGAATTTGAAGATTCCGCAAAATCCGAAGAAATTCAGACTCTTTTAAAAACTGCCCAACAGGAAGCTGTAAGAAAACTGAAAGACAAGAAAGAGATCTATGTTGACGGGCAGAGTATCATTGCTCTGGGAAATTATAAATTTGCCGTTAACCAGCAGAAACTGGATCTTACGTTGGTTCTCAGAAATGCACAGTATTATTATCACCTTACGGGAACCAGCTTTTATGAGACATTACCTTTTGATACGGCAGAAGAGTTCAAAGAAGTATGGAATCAGGAGTTTGTTTCAGAAAATACTCAGGTAAAGAGGTTTGAGTACCTTGCCTGGAATGTTTTCTCTGCTCATAAAGAGATTTCTACGGAAGAGCAGAACGAAAAAAATGTTCAGCAATTTACGGCAGAGCATTTCGGGGAAGGTTTGGTAAAAGGAATTCATGACAAAGATGCTCAGCTTATCGTGACAAAGCTTCAGCAGATGCATAATGAATTGGGACTGATGAGGTTTACCCCTCAGGAAAGAGCAGCCGCACAGCTTTTCTGGTTCTTTTTAAGCCATGAAAGAAAAGAATATTATACAAAACAATTAGGGGTTGCTGCTATTATTTCGCAGTCATTTGCCGGAGCCAAAGGATTTGAATACCTGAACAGAGAACTGTCGGAAGACATCCGGGCTTTTGCATTATCGAACTCCTTTTTTGAAGGAACAGACTTTTTTAATGCAGCCGTTTATCTTAAAAATGAAGATAAAGAGCACTTTGTGATCTCAGAGAAAGCAGGAATGCTGTATGAAACTTTTTTTAAAGAGCTGAAAGGAAAAGGGAAAGATCTCGAATTTATGGAACAGCTTCAAGCGATATATCTCTATCCTTCCGCATGTTATTATACCGCTGAAAGTGCGCTGAAAGCATTTCAACCGGATGCAGAAGAAGATATGATTCAGGAAGCCGCAGGATTTATGATCACTCAGAAATTTGATTCTAAAAATATCAGACATATCTCTTATGAAACGGTAATTAAAGAGCTGAAATCCCTTGAAAAGGATACAGAATATCATCTTAATTATTTTAAATTTATATCCAGATTAAGCCATTTCAATGAGGTGACGGTATCAAAGTACAGACGTCTTCAGGATTTAAAATACAGCTGGATCTCAGAAAAGAAAAAAGCAATGAAGCTGAACACTTTTCAGCCACAGATCCTCAGCTCATTTGTGAGAAACAGACTGATTAATGACGTCTATTTTCCTCTGATTGGAGCCAACCTGTCAAAACAGCTGGGAACGGTAGGTTCTGAAAAGAGAACTGACAGAATGGGAATGCTGCTTCTGGTTTCTCCTCCCGGATATGGAAAGACCACCCTGATGGAATACATGGCAGAAAGGATGGGGCTGGTCTTTATGAAGATCAACGGCCCCTCTCTTGGGTATGATATTCTTTCAACAGATCCGGCGGAAGCTAAAAATGCAGGCGCAAGACAGGAACTTGAAAAGCTGAATCTTGCCCTGGAAATGGGCGATAATGTAATGCTGTATCTGGATGATATTCAGCACTGTAATCCGGAGTTTTTACAGAAGTTTATCTCTCTTGCTGACGGGCAGAGAAAAATAGAAGGAATTTATAACGGGGAAAGTAAAACATATGACCTTCGTTCCAAACGATTCTGTTTGGTAATGGCAGGAAATCCATATACGGAAAATGGCGAGAAATTTAAAATCCCTGATATGCTGGCCAACCGTTCTGATACTTACAATCTGGGGGAAATCTCAGGATCTAAAACAGACCTGTTTGACCTGAGCCTTATAGAAAATGCATTGATGTCCAATGAATATCTGACAAGACTCACGCAGCCCGGAATGGAAAATCTTTATGAATTATATGAATGCGTACTGACAGATAATCCGGCAGATAACCTTAAAGGAAACTTCAGCTCCAACGATATCTCAGATTTCAGAGCCGTTCTGAAGAATACCATTTCGGTAAGAAATATGGTTCTCAAAGTGAATAAAGAGTATATTTCATCCGCAGCAATGTCCGATGATTACAGAAACGAACCCTCATTCAAACTTCAGGGATCTTACCGTAATATGAATAAACTCATTGCACAGATTCAGCCTATTTTAAATAAGGACGAGGTGAATCAGATCGTTTTGGATCATTATCAGAATGAATCCCAAACCCTGACTACCGGAGCCGAAGCCAATATGCTCAAGCTGAAAGAATTAATGGATACGCTTTCGAATGAAGAGAAAGAACGCTGGAGTGAGATCAAGAAGACATTTGTTAAAAATAAAACCCTGAAAGGATTGGGTGAAAATGACAGGATGTCTCAGATCGTAGCACTGCTTGCCCAGTTTGGAGAAGGCCTGGACGGTATTAAAGAAGTCTTGAGAAGAGAAAACTAATCCTGTTGTACAGAAAAGAAAAACTGCATCATTGTTATGGTGCAGTTTTTTATTATATAGTTTGTAAGGCTTATGAAATCTTATTGACGGATCACTTTAGCATTTTTATCAGTCAGTTTTTCAGAAATCCATTCCTTCATTTTTTGTTCCTCTTCCTTTTCCTCTTTTTCAGATTGATAGAGAATGACGGTGCTCACATTCGCGCTGTCCGTATTGGGGAAATTCGTGATTTTACCGATGGAAATATGGTTAAAAGCAGGAAAGAGAATATTAATTTCTTTGATCAGGGTAGAATCCTTGACCGTGTATTTGTCAAGCTGCTGCCGTAATCGGTTGATGACCAGGTCTTTTTCTGACAATACATTATTCCGTTGCCCGATCTCATTCAGTATTTCCGATTTCAGGTCTGTAGCATCCTGCTTTATAACGAGTTCTGTGTCGGAAATTCCAAGATCTTTAAGCTTTTTATTGATCGTGTCCAGTTCATTTTTATCAAATTTTTTGGATAGAAAAGCCAGTTCTATCTTTCTGGGAGAAGAATTGTAGTTGACTTTTTTGTAAATCAGGGTATATCCCTTCTGTGTAAATTCATCATTGATGAATACATCCACATTCTGGGTGAACTTTTTTTGATTTAACAGATTATAAGCCAGATAAGAACTTGGCACAATCATGATGATAATCAGTGCAGTAATACCGTATCTGATCTGTCTTTCATACTTTTTGTCTACCAGTGCAATAGGTTGGTACTTAAGGTATTTGATAATAAGAAACGTGGCAATACAAATGAAAAAACAGTTGATCGTATAAAGATAAAAAGCACCAAAAAAATAACTCCAGTTTCCTACGGAAAGTCCATATCCGGCTGTACAAAGAGGAGGCATTAGAGCTGTGGCAATAGCAACTCCCGGGATCGGATTTCCCTGTTTTACACGGGTAATGGCAATAACCCCTACAAGTCCTCCGAAAAATGCAATCAATACATCATAAATATTGGGAGACGTACGGGCTAAAAGCTCGGATTGGGTTTCTTTGAACGGACTTAAGAAAAAATAAATAAAAGAAACCAGTAAACTGACCACCGTGGCAATCAGCAGATTTTTCAGCGATCTTTTGAGCAGCTGAAAATTGTACGTACCCAATGCAAATCCGGCTCCTACAATAGGCCCCATCAATGGAGATATAAGCATGGCGCCAATAATAACAGCCGTAGAGTTTACATTCAGCCCTACCGATGCAATAACAATAGCACAAGCCAGAATCCAGAGATTTGAACCTCGAAACGATATATTCTCTGTAACATTCTCAAGGACCTTCTGCTTGTCCTCCTCTCCAAACTGGAGATTGATAAATCTAAAAAATTTTCCTGCCATCGTATTTGTGATAATATGTCCTGTTTTGATTAAAAAAATAAAAATACATATTTATATTTAGTTGCAATCATTCATTCATTGTATAAAATCTAAGAAAAATTTAATGAATATTAATTCGAATACATAAAAGCCGGGAGTATAAAAATCTGTACCCATAATATTGCATTATTCTGTATCTGTATCCAAATTAAAATACTTCCTAATTTTGCTTAAGTAAATCAGAATAGTATGGAAACCACAGTACAATACCAGGATCAGCTTCTGTATGCTGAAGTCTATATTTCAGATATGCTGTCCCTGAAAAACATCTTTTTACAGTCACAGAATGCCAAAAAACTCAATCAGGATTTCGGAATTCCTTTCCTTCTGGCTAAAAAGAAGAACGCTGTTATGGCGTTTGCCAGCCTTGTCATGAATGAGAAAGGGGATATTACTTTTAAAACGTATGATAAAGGAGGACTTTCAGAATCTGAAAAGAGAAATTTTACCCTCCGTGCAGAAAGCTATTTTAAAAAGAATACCACCGCTAATTTCCGAAATCCGGATCAGCTGAAAAGCAGTATCTGGAAAATGATCAGCTGGCTGAACGTCTCATAAAACTGAGAGAAGTTGTACATTTACTTAAAACCGAGATTCTATGTCCAAAGACGTTCTGTACCTTAAAATAGCAAAATCTTTCACCGAACAGATCAAGAGTGAAACCCTCTTGTGTGGAGACCGGCTGCCCTCGCTCAGAAGTGCTCAGAAACTCTATAATGTCAGTCTGAATACGGTAAAACAGGCCTATATGGAGCTGGAAAGCCTTTCTTTGGTAGAATCCCGGCCGAAATACGGCTATTTTGTAAGCCAGACTTTTCCTAGAAAGCTGGCACTGCCTTCTGTAGCACCAATGAAACTGGCAGAGAAAAAAAATACCCCTGAAGATCTGATCGGTAAAGTCTTCGGAACCCTTGATGGAACAGATGTTACCCAGTTTGCTTTGGGGATTCCGGGGAAAAGTTTTCTTCCTTTAGCCAAGCTGAAGAAATCCATGGTCAATGTGATTAAGAGAAAAAATGACAGCGGAACAGACTATGAACCGGTACAGGGGAACGAATATCTTCGCAGGGAAGTAGCCAAATGGGCACTTGTGTTAGAAGGAAAGATTTCAGAAGATGACTTCGTGATCACTTCTGGAGCAATGAATGCGGTGTATACCTGTCTGATGGCGGTGACGAAACCCGGTGATTCTGTTGCGGTAGAAAGTCCTGTCTATTTTGGAGTCCTCCAGGCCATTCAGCAGCTGGGGCTGAAAGTGGTGGAAATTCCTACCCATCCTATTTACGGAGTGGATCTCGATGCTTTAAAAAAAGTGCTGCCCACACTCTCTGCCTGTTGTTTTGTAACGAATTTCAATAATCCACTGGGCTTTCAGATGCCCGATGAGAACAAAAAAGAACTGGTAAGACTGATCACGGAATATAATGTTCCGCTGATTGAAGATGATATTTACGGGAACCTGTATTTTGGAGCGGAAAGACCTAAACCCTGTAAATTTTATGATGAGGCAGGTCTTGTGATGTGGGTAGGATCTGTTTCCAAAACCCTTGCTCCCGGATACCGTGTAGGATGGGTGGCTCCCGGTAAATTTAAAGAAAAAGTGATCAGGCAAAAACTGGTACAGACGGTATGCAGTCCGTCCCTGTATCCGGAAGTCATTGCAGATTTCCTTGAACACGGCCGTTATGATCATCATCTGAGAATGTTCAGAAATAAGCT includes:
- a CDS encoding PLP-dependent aminotransferase family protein, whose protein sequence is MSKDVLYLKIAKSFTEQIKSETLLCGDRLPSLRSAQKLYNVSLNTVKQAYMELESLSLVESRPKYGYFVSQTFPRKLALPSVAPMKLAEKKNTPEDLIGKVFGTLDGTDVTQFALGIPGKSFLPLAKLKKSMVNVIKRKNDSGTDYEPVQGNEYLRREVAKWALVLEGKISEDDFVITSGAMNAVYTCLMAVTKPGDSVAVESPVYFGVLQAIQQLGLKVVEIPTHPIYGVDLDALKKVLPTLSACCFVTNFNNPLGFQMPDENKKELVRLITEYNVPLIEDDIYGNLYFGAERPKPCKFYDEAGLVMWVGSVSKTLAPGYRVGWVAPGKFKEKVIRQKLVQTVCSPSLYPEVIADFLEHGRYDHHLRMFRNKLYANYLQIQKSVTQYFPDNTKISEPKGGFMLWLELDKRICTEDLYDEAMSHKINFAPGRMFSQYNQYQNCMRLNYALEWTDRVESDLEKLAKMIKKRI